A genome region from Pyrenophora tritici-repentis strain M4 chromosome 9, whole genome shotgun sequence includes the following:
- a CDS encoding Kynureninase: MPKHHNPYWDVSEAELGSERFAKQEDDKDALSKLRQEFVIPTKGDLRNNKYGFQQKQKSPTSKHDDHEDSIYFCGNSLGLQPRRTKEYVNRYLDTWASKGVFGHFTDYEGGLPPWLNIDDAVKEQTSKIVGALPSEVVIMETLTANLHLLMASFYRPSKDRWKIIIEGKAFPSDHYAALSQIAHHNLDPSALITIDPPSASAPYLSNEHILSVISHHAPSTALVLLPGIQFYSGQFFDIELITRHCRSLGITVGWDLAHATGNVPLKLHDWNVDFAAWCNYKYMNGGPGAIGGLFVHERHGKVERASSAASSTKTNGPQTTSSDNNAQLTYQPRLSGWWGSDKSSRFRMDNVFVPIPGASGFQLSNPSAIDMTSVMASLDVFALTDMDALRARSLKLTAYLEARLLKYDGSGGDPPYKIITPPNPAERGAQLSVLLNPGLLDQVQHYIEERGVVVDERKPDVLRIAPAPLYNSFLDIHRFITVFHEACRKAVEGTATPGVDKKGLHNDVVPKAIATV, encoded by the exons ATGCCGAAACACCACAACCCTTATTGGGACGTATCAGAGGCCGAGTTGGGCAGCGAGAGATTTGCAAAGCAAGAGGACGACAAAGATGCCTTAAGTAAGCTGCGACAGGAGTTTGTGATTCCCACAAAGGGCGATCTGCGGAACAACAAATACGGATTCCAGCAGAAGCAAAAAAGCCCCACTTCAAAACACGACGACCATGAGGACTCAATATATTTTTGCGGAAATTCTCTTGGTCTGCAACCACGCAGAACTAAAGAATATGTCAATCGCTACCTGGACACTTGGGCTTCCAAGGGTGTGTTCGGCCATTTTACCGACTATGAGGGAGGTCTGCCGCCATGGTTGAATATTGACGATGCAGTCAAGGAGCAGACGTCGAAGATTGTTGGGGCGCTTCCGTCCGAGGTGGTTATCATGGAGACGTTGACTGCGAACTTACACCTTTTGATGGCGAGCTTCTACCGCCCATCCAAGGACCGGTGGAAGATCATCATCGAGGGCAAAGCCTTTCCCAGCGACCAC TACGCCGCACTTTCGCAAATCGCACACCACAACCTTGATCCTTCCGCGCTCATCACCATCGACCCACCCTCTGCCTCTGCCCCTTACCTCTCCAACGAACATATCCTCTCCGTGATCTCACACCACGCGCCGTCCACTGCACTCGTCCTACTACCCGGCATTCAGTTCTACTCTGGCCAATTCTTCGACATCGAACTCATAACACGACACTGTCGGTCACTAGGCATAACAGTAGGCTGGGATCTAGCGCACGCAACGGGCAACGTGCCATTGAAGCTGCATGACTGGAACGTCGACTTCGCCGCATGGTGCAACTACAAATACATGAACGGTGGCCCAGGAGCAATCGGTGGCCTCTTCGTGCACGAGAGACACGGGAAGGTAGAGCGAGCATCATCAGCCGCATCATCAACCAAGACCAACGGACCACAAACCACATCGTCAGACAACAACGCACAACTCACCTACCAACCCCGCCTAAGCGGCTGGTGGGGTAGCGACAAAAGCAGTAGATTCCGCATGGACAACGTCTTCGTCCCCATCCCCGGCGCCAGCGGTTTCCAACTCAGCAACCCAAGCGCAATAGACATGACATCAGTAATGGCCAGCCTCGACGTCTTCGCCCTCACAGACATGGATGCCCTCCGCGCCCGCAGCCTAAAACTAACCGCCTACCTCGAAGCCCGCCTCCTCAAATACGACGGCAGCGGCGGTGACCCCCCTTACAAAATTATCACTCCACCGAACCCTGCAGAGCGCGGCGCTCAACTCAGCGTCCTGCTTAACCCGGGTCTCCTCGATCAGGTCCAGCATTACATCGAAGAACGCGGTGTTGTCGTCGACGAGCGCAAACCTGATGTATTAAGAATCGCGCCAGCGCCATTGTATAACTCCTTCCTCGATATCCACCGCTTCATCACTGTTTTTCACGAGGCGTGTCGGAAAGCTGTCGAAGGCACTGCGACGCCCGGGGTGGATAAGAAGGGTCTGCATAATGATGTTGTGCCCAAGGCTATTGCGACTGTGTGA
- a CDS encoding 3-oxoacyl-acyl-carrier-protein — MQQMMKQISELTARIAKIETTSTPTPAEPTPTPAVDATPPPAMPAPPHEPKGLKDPDAFDD, encoded by the exons ATGCAACAGATGATGAAGCAGATAAGCGAGCTCACAGCACGGATTGCGAAGATTGAGACCACAAGTACTCCTACACCAGCTGAACCCACACCTACTCCTGCCGTAGATGCGACACCTCCACCTGCAATGCCTGCACCACCGCATGAGCCAAAAGGACTTAAAGACCCTGATGCGTTTGATG ATTAG
- a CDS encoding Orn, Oligoribonuclease (3'-to-5' exoribonuclease) — protein MASVSKAPLVWIDCEMTGLNTDIDTIMSLAVFVTDADLNFLDETGYEAIIHHDKEQLDRMGEWCTRHHGQSGLTQACLDSTTTAEEAAEGLLSYIKKYVPERRIGLLAGNSVHADKSFLVKEPYKIVVDHLNYRIMDVSSIKEAARRWAPKATLNKIPRKQMLHEARADILESIEEARYYRKTFFVTPPSIAEAQK, from the exons ATGGCATCCGTCTCAAAAGCTCCTCTTGTCTGGATAGACTGCGAG ATGACTGGCCTGAACACCGACATTGACACCATCATGTCTCTCGCCGTCTTCGTCACTGATGCGGACCTCAATTTCCTCGATGAGACAGGTTACGAAGCCATCATCCACCACGACAAGGAACAACTCGACCGCATGGGCGAGTGGTGCACACGCCACCACGGCCAGTCAGGTCTGACCCAAGCCTGCCTCgactccaccaccaccgcaGAAGAAGCCGCAGAAGGCCTGCTTTCTTACATCAAAAAGTATGTTCCCGAGCGTCGTATTGGGCTCCTAGCTGGAAACTCGGTCCATGCCGACAAGTCGTTCCTGGTAAAAGAGCCCTACAAGATTGTCGTCGATCACCTCAACTATCGCATCATGGACGTGAGCAGCATCAAGGAAGCTGCGCGTAGGTGGGCACCCAAAGCAACGCTCAACAAGATTCCAAGGAAGCAAATGCTTCATGAAGCGCGCGCTGATATCCTGGAGAGCATTGAGGAAGCGCGGTATTATCGCAAGACCTTTTTCGTGACGCCACCGAGCATTGCGGAGGCGCAGAAATAA
- a CDS encoding TT-ORF1 multi-domain protein: MTAKIGSLSAGLVALIAVAAVAALIGLVVLTAVLLDVPKRKQRKNNTGILSVEEMEKKSLEIDSAEKGGVEVAVTILPSVKSSSEGMRVPTEPAKCKCKQPKKG; the protein is encoded by the coding sequence ATGACAGCAAAAATCGGCAGCCTCTCAGCCGGCCTCGTCGCACTCATCGCCGTCGCAGCCGTAGCCGCACTCATCGGCCTCGTAGTCCTTACCGCCGTCCTCCTCGACGTACCAAAGCGCAAGCAAAGAAAAAACAACACGGGTATTCTATCAGTGGAGGAAATGGAGAAGAAGAGCTTGGAAATTGATAGTGCGGAGAAGGGGGGCGTGGAGGTTGCGGTGACGATATTACCGTCGGTTAAGTCGAGTTCGGAGGGTATGAGGGTGCCGACGGAGCCGGCGAAGTGTAAATGTAAACAGCCGAAGAAGGGGTGA
- a CDS encoding PolB, DNA polymerase elongation subunit (family B), which translates to MPRVAKKTGAALLAELRANRAAGKTRLSTYEVAEEEQLYDTVDEEGYKKIVRGRLDEDDFVVGDEGEGYVDDGREEWDDDQGKYHYAATDSEGEERPAKGKAAKRKREEDEEKRKKIDKGISKYFNAKNAAKAPKAKPVATEADKDFMNDLLGEIDTNPARSSSSRMRPIKTEARRKTRVLSPPISENRPAATKRRTDDSDAYMPDTPPALNAHADDDGLPTFDDDIAMSDPPLPSSPVTKAVERRTQPVVKQEEEEDDLMEIAQPTTHHGVPVASVNMAGRRPIAKLKEENPTPANSSPVGPSTASFDASSWSDVTSKLNVMSSPAPQNTGIGKMEPQDAVEEDGSLRFFWIDYTEINGSLCLFGKVKNNKTGNYSSCFVKVDNILRKLYFLPREYRHVRGVATDEEVGLSDVSDEVDSIMSKHRVNLHKIKPCTRKYAFELPDIPKEADYLKLLYGYDKMPLSSDLKGETFSHVFGTNTSLFEQFVLWKNIMGPCWLKIDNPDFGSLSNASWCKLEVLVSKPNNIAVMSASDNLDAPPMTLMSLSLRTTFNAKDNKQEILMASAMIYDNFSLTDTTPVDQMQCKSFTIMRPNGSSFPIGFEKEVEKIKGNMYLKKTEQELLSLLMAMFQRHDPDVLIGHRLDDVDYSVLLSRLREKKTPGWHRIGRLKRSDWPKSMGKGGGSFFAEKQLASGRLLCDLANDLGKSLMTKCQSWSLEEMCQLVLNKRREELDNDAALKTWATTKEGLLNYVKHCQADAYFIAAISIKVQMLPLTKVLTNLAGNSWGRTLSGTRAERNEYILLHEFHKNKYICPDKQWGKSKAKVDEEAAEGEEGADAKKKDKFKGGLVFEPEKGLYDKFILVMDFNSLYPSIIQEFNICFTTVERSDLSEDDDKVPEVPTDQQQGILPRLIATLVSRRREVKKLMKAKDATSDQLATWDIKQMALKLTANSMYGCLGYTKSRFYARPLAMLTTYKGREILRKTKDMAEVKALRVIYGDTDSVMINTNVDNIQDALKLGNEFKREVNDSYKLLEIDIDNVFRRILLHAKKKYAAINMVPVDGKYIEKLEVKGLDMRRREYCALSKETSTELLNFLLSGEDPEVVVEKIHNHLRELSKQMREYAIPARKYTIYTQLGKNPKEYPNGGSMPAVQVALRLQSKGKLVKAKDVMSFIITGESSGSAENAAKNAFPVDEVLKPDSGLKPDIDYYLHKQILPPVERLCAPISGTNITLLAACLGLDSSKYRVSTVSGSAQQDTEIHPLESQIPDSVRFQSCSPLWLRCRTCTTVFPFQGLASTSPTTLSLQTISHNGIQCPAPTCGTIIPNITVVAQLESAIRQILATYYAGHVVCDDPQCSNRTRSISVYGHRCLGPKGLARDCLGKMSYVVKERDVWNQLLYFASLFDVDRVGKDVGGGSAGVKAEEMERREKIKVLAEVNRERFGTLKGVVEKWLERNGRQWVQMDSLFSFALKA; encoded by the exons ATGCCTCGTGTAGCAAAGAAGACGGGCGCTGCCCTGTTGGCGGAATTGAGAGCCAATCGAGCGGCGGGCAAGACGCGTTTATCCACATACGAAGTGGCCGAAGAAGAGCAATTGTACGATACCGTCGATGAAGAGGGATACAAAAAGATTGTGAGGGGCCGATTGGACGAAGATGACTTTGTGGTCggcgacgaaggcgagggaTATGTCGATGATGGCAGAGAAGAGTGGGATGATGACCAGGGCAAATACCACTATGCTGCGACAGACAGCGAAGGAGAGGAGCGTCCCGCCAAAGGGAAAGCCG CCAAACGGAAACGCGAAGAGGACGAAGAGAAGCGGAAAAAGATTGATAAAGGCATCAGCAAGTACTTCAACGCCAAGAACGCTGCAAAGGCACCGAAAGCAAAG CCGGTCGCTACAGAGGCCGACAAAGACTTCATGAACGATCTATTAGGGGAAATCGACACAAACCCCGCCCGCTCCTCTTCAAGCCGAATGCGACCCATCAAGACTGAAGCGAGACGGAAAACAAGAGTCCTATCACCTCCGATATCCGAGAACCGCCCGGCAGCCACGAAAAGACGTACAGATGACTCGGACGCTTACATGCCAGACACGCCGCCAGCGCTGAATGCACACGCAGACGACGACGGTCTTCCTACATTTGACGACGACATTGCCATGAGTGACCCTCCGCTACCGTCATCACCCGTAACAAAAGCCGTAGAGCGGCGAACACAGCCTGTGGTAAAacaagaggaagaggaagatgaTTTGATGGAGATAGCCCAACCCACCACCCATCACGGAGTACCCGTTGCCAGTGTCAACATGGCGGGAAGACGACCGATAGCAAAACTCAAGGAGGAAAACCCTACACCCGCCAACTCGTCACCTGTTGGCCCATCAACAGCCTCTTTCGATGCCTCTTCTTGGAGCGACGTCACAAGCAAGCTCAACGTCATGAGCAGTCCTGCCCCACAAAACACAGGCATAGGTAAAATGGAACCACAGGACGCAGTGGAAGAAGATGGTAGCCTGCGCTTCTTCTGGATTGACTACACTGAAATCAACGGCAGCTTGTGTTTGTTCGGCAAGGTCAAGAACAACAAGACGGGAAACTATTCCAGTTGCTTCGTCAAAGTCGACAACATCCTCCGAAAGCTTTACTTTTTGCCCCGGGAATACCGTCACGTAAGAGGCGTAGCTACCGACGAAGAGGTTGGGCTAAGCGACGTATCGGACGAGGTCGATTCAATCATGAGCAAACACCGAGTGAACCTTCACAAGATCAAGCCGTGTACGAGGAAATACGCATTTGAATTGCCCGACATACCCAAGGAAGCCGACTATCTCAAACTTTTGTACGGATACGACAAGATGCCGCTGTCCTCTGATCTGAAGGGAGAGACGTTTTCACACGTATTCGGAACCAACACTTCGCTTTTCGAGCAGTTTGTCCTCTGGAAGAATATAATGGGACCTTGCTGGCTCAAGATTGATAACCCTGACTTTGGGTCTCTTTCAAATGCCTCTTGGTGCAAGCTCGAAGTACTGGTGAGCAAACCCAACAACATCGCAGTTATGAGCGCTTCGGACAATTTGGATGCACCTCCCATGACGCTCATGAGTCTTTCGTTGCGAACCACATTTAATGCCAAGGACAACAAACAAGAAATCCTGATGGCCAGCGCTATGATTTACGACAACTTTTCTTTGACCGACACCACCCCCGTGGACCAAATGCAGTGCAAGAGCTTCACAATCATGCGGCCGAATGGAAGCTCCTTTCCAATTGGCTTTGAAAAGGAAGTCGAGAAGATCAAAGGCAACATGTACCTCAAGAAGACTGAGCAAGAACTCCTCAGTTTACTCATGGCCATGTTTCAGCGACACGACCCCGATGTTCTCATTGGCCATCGTCTTGACGATGTAGATTACAGTGTTCTGTTGAGCCGCCTGCGGGAGAAGAAGACCCCGGGATGGCATCGTATCGGACGCCTCAAGAGGAGCGATTGGCCCAAGAGCATGGGCAAGGGTGGAGGCAGCTTCTTCGCCGAGAAGCAACTGGCTTCTGGCCGTTTGCTCTGCGACTTGGCCAACGATCTTGGAAAATCCCTCATGACCAAGTGTCAGTCGTGGAGTCTAGAAGAAATGTGCCAGCTGGTACTCAACAAGCGACGTGAAGAGCTCGATAACGATGCTGCCCTCAAGACTTGGGCTACGACAAAAGAAGGCCTTCTCAACTACGTCAAGCACTGCCAAGCCGACGCTTACTTCATCGCTGCTATTTCGATCAAGGTGCAAATGCTTCCACTTACCAAAGTCCTCACGAACTTGGCTGGTAACTCCTGGGGTCGAACTCTCAGCGGAACTCGTGCCGAGCGTAACGAATACATTTTGCTCCACGAGTTCCACAAGAATAAATACATTTGCCCCGACAAACAGTGGGGTAAGAGCAAAGCCAAGGTCGACGAAGAAGCCGCTGAGGGCGAGGAAGGTGCGGACGCAAAGAAGAAGGACAAGTTCAAGGGTGGTCTTGTCTTTGAGCCTGAAAAGGGACTCTACGACAAGTTCATCTTGGTCATGGACTTCAACTCCCTGTATCCCAGTATCATCCAGGAGTTCAACATTTGCTTCACCACCGTCGAGCGCTCTGATCTGTCAGAGGACGATGATAAGGTACCCGAGGTACCTACAGATCAACAACAGGGTATCTTACCGCGCCTTATCGCCACGCTTGTCTCTCGACGTCGTGAGGTGAAGAAGTTGATGAAGGCCAAGGATGCGACGTCGGATCAGCTGGCCACCTGGGATATTAAGCAGATGGCTTTAAAGCTGACTGCCAACTCCATGTACGGATGTTTGGGATATACTAAATCGCGTTTCTACGCTAGGCCTCTGGCTATGCTTACAACGTACAAGGGTCGAGAGATTCTCCGCAAAACCAAGGACATGGCTGAGGTGAAGGCGCTTCGTGTCATTTACGGTGATACCGATTCCGTCATGATCAACACCAATGTCGACAACATTCAGGATGCACTCAAGCTGGGCAATGAGTTCAAGAGGGAGGTCAATGACAGCTATAAGTTGTTGGAGATTGATATTGACAATGTCTTCCGTCGCATCCTGCTGCATGCGAAGAAGAAGTATGCCGCGATCAACATGGTGCCCGTGGACGGCAAGTACATCGAGAAGCTTGAAGTCAAAGGTCTGGACATGAGGCGTAGGGAGTACTGTGCCCTTTCAAAGGAAACGTCTAC AGAACTGCTCAATTTCCTCCTTAGTGGGGAGGATCCAGAAGTAGTTGTTGAGAAGATCCACAATCACCTTCGCGAGCTCAGCAAGCAAATGCGCGAATATGCGATTCCTGCTCGCAAGTACACTATCTACACACAGTTGGGAAAGAATCCCAAGGAGTACCCCAACGGCGGTTCTATGCCTGCAGTCCAAGTGGCTCTGCGCCTTCAGTCCAAGGGCAAGCTCGTCAAAGCCAAAGATGTCATGAGCTTCATCATCACTGGCGAATCATCCGGCTCCGCAGAAAACGCAGCGAAGAACGCGTTCCCCGTCGACGAAGTGCTCAAGCCCGACAGCGGACTAAAGCCCGACATCGACTACTACCTCCACAAGCAAATCCTCCCCCCAGTCGAGCGTCTCTGCGCCCCCATCAGCGGCACAAACATCACGCTCCTCGCCGCCTGTCTCGGGCTCGACAGCTCCAAATACCGCGTCAGCACGGTATCCGGCAGCGCCCAACAAGACACGGAGATCCACCCTCTAGAATCCCAAATCCCAGATTCCGTCCGCTTCCAATCCTGCTCCCCGCTCTGGCTCCGCTGCAGAACATGCACAACAGTCTTCCCCTTTCAAGGCCTCGCCTCCACCTCCCCAACTACACTCTCCCTACAAACTATCTCCCACAACGGCATCCAATGCCCCGCGCCCACCTGCGGTACCATCATCCCCAACATCACAGTCGTCGCACAACTCGAATCCGCTATCCGTCAGATACTCGCCACTTACTACGCCGGCCACGTCGTCTGCGATGACCCGCAGTGCTCAAACCGCACCCGCAGTATCTCCGTCTACGGCCACCGCTGTCTGGGTCCCAAGGGTCTGGCGCGCGACTGCCTCGGTAAAATGAGCTATGTGGTTAAAGAACGTGATGTTTGGAATCAGCTGTTGTACTTTGCGTCGTTGTTTGATGTTGATCGCGTGGGTAAGGATGTTGGTGGTGGGAGTGCTGGTGTTAAAGCTGAGGAGATGGAGCGGAGGGAGAAGATCAAGGTACTGGCGGAGGTTAATAGGGAGAGGTTTGGGACGCTGAAGGGGGTAGTGGAGAAGTGGCTCGAGAGGAATGGAAGGCAGTGGGTTCAGATGGATAGTTTGTTTTCTTTTGCGCTCAAGGCTTGA
- a CDS encoding Fe-S-biosyn domain containing protein translates to MCTSCLRIARRAIAVRPTTLASPSAGAYSRATSGATSQSLYLDFLAPSTLRRTQSPISISISEFSSAQRIPRRNLATSAEIPRAKPAQAIQNPRTDDSGKPMLISISPRASNRLQKISNGDKNPNLALRVSVESGGCHGFQYLMDLVDLSEKPATEEDTVFQGEKGEKIVIDEPSLELLKGSTVDYTMELIGSQFKITGIPGATSSCGCGTSFDIKL, encoded by the coding sequence ATGTGTACTTCTTGTTTGCGCATCGCGAGGAGAGCGATAGCAGTCAGGCCTACAACACTCGCATCGCCATCCGCGGGAGCCTACAGCAGAGCAACCTCGGGCGCCACCTCGCAATCGCTATATCTCGACTTCCTCGCCCCATCTACTCTACGCAGAACCCAGAGCCCTATATCTATTTCAATCAGTGAATTTTCATCGGCACAACGAATACCCCGAAGAAATCTCGCCACATCAGCCGAGATCCCGCGCGCAAAACCCGCCCAAGCAATCCAGAATCCCCGAACCGATGACTCCGGCAAACCGATGTTGATATCGATATCACCTCGTGCATCAAATCGCCTACAAAAGATTTCTAACGGCGACAAGAATCCAAACCTCGCCTTGCGCGTGAGCGTCGAGAGCGGCGGGTGCCATGGCTTCCAATACCTCATGGACCTAGTCGATCTGTCCGAGAAACCGGCGACAGAGGAAGATACCGTGTTCCAAGGCGAAAAGGGGGAGAAGATCGTCATTGACGAGCCAAGTTTGGAGCTTCTGAAAGGAAGCACGGTGGATTATACCATGGAGTTGATAGGCAGTCAGTTCAAGATTACGGGCATACCTGGGGCAACGAGCAGTTGTGGATGTGGAACAAGCTTCGATATCAAGCTATGA
- a CDS encoding oryzin precursor produces MLFFTRVTAFVAAAAPFFANAAPVAAEQRTNEVIPGKYIVQLRSDADVAAVAAHHNKVRDIYARNLARRGDDGSAGGAPVEREYGFGEFKAYAGSFDEATVEELRGLPEVISVEQNFIMRSTGFVTQASVPWGLGSISSRTPGSTSYVYDDSAGKGTFSYVIDTGVRITHNEFEGRAIWGFNAVSGSPDTDDDGHGTHVAGTLGGKTYGVAKKTTIIAVKALAGDTGSASDVFAAFDWTVNDIVAKNRQNTSVINMSLGSSASSTWDAAITAAWNKGVLVVTTAGNENSLASQRSPARSPEVICVGNVRIDNQRLGGPGGSNYGDAVDIFAAGTNVLSADMASDSATRVRNGTSMASPHVAGLVSYLRGLEGPMSARDVKARVYALATPGVVTDTMGSANLLAYNGNK; encoded by the exons ATGCTCTTCTTTACCCGTGTGACGGCGTTCGTAGCGGCCGCGGCGCCCTTTTTCGCCAATGCAGCTCCTGTTGCAGCGGAGCAGAGGACGAATGAAGTTATCCCGGGGAAATACATCGTTCAGCTGAGATCTGACGCTGATGTCGCGGCTGTGGCTGCTCACCACAACAAAGTGCGCGATATATATGCTCGTAACCTAGCGAGGCGGGGGGATGATGGTAGTGCAGGTGGAGCGCCGGTCGAGCGCGAGTATGGGTTTGGCGAGTTCAAGGCGTATGCTGGGTCGTTTGATGAAGCGACGGTTGAGGAACTGAGGGGTTTGCCTGAG GTAATCAGTGTTGAACAAAATTTCATCATGAGAAGTACGGGTTTTGTAACACAAGCGAGTGTGCCGTGGGGTTTGGGTAGTATATCTTCTCGCACACCGGGATCGACATCTTATGTCTACGACGACAGTGCAGGCAAAGGCACGTTTTCCTATGTAATCG ACACCGGCGTTCGTATCACACACAACGAATTCGAGGGTCGAGCAATCTGGGGCTTCAATGCCGTATCCGGCTCCCCTGATACAGACGACGATGGCCACGGAAC ACACGTAGCCGGCACCCTCGGCGGAAAAACATACGGCGTAGCCAAAAAGACGACAATCATAGCCGTAAAAGCGCTAGCAGGCGACACTGGCAGCGCCTCAGACGTCTTCGCCGCCTTCGACTGGACCGTCAACGACATTGTAGCCAAAAACCGACAAAACACCTCCGTAATCAACATGTCGCTCGGCTCCTCCGCCTCTTCCACCTGGGACGCCGCCATCACCGCCGCGTGGAACAAAGGCGTCCTCGTCGTCACGACAGCAGGAAACGAAAACTCGCTCGCTAGTCAGAGGTCTCCGGCTCGCTCCCCGGAAGTCATCTGCGTGGGCAATGTTCGGATTGATAATCAGAGACTTGGTGGACCCGGGGGGTCGAATTATGGTGATGCTGTTGATATTTTTGCGGCAGGGACGAATGTTCTTTCGGCGGATATGGCGAGTGATTCGGCTACTAGGGTGAGGAATGGGACGTCTATGGCATCGCCGCATGTTGCCGGGTTGGTGTCGTATTTGAGGGGGCTGGAGGGGCCGATGAGTGCGAGGGATGTGAAGGCGAGGGTGTATGCGTTGGCAACGCCGGGTGTTGTAACGGATACTATGGGTTCGGCGAATTTGTTGGCGTATAATGGCAATAAATAG